The Cytophagales bacterium genomic interval ATGCAAATATTTTCCGTTTAATTCAATATATTTATTTCTGTTTTTCATTACTATAATTTAAGTAAAGATACAAAAGTTTTGAGTTGATTGCAAGTTTTTGGGTAATTATTTTAATTTAACATTAACTTACTTAATGCCCAATTGCTTTCTAATTATTCTACAAAGAGTTTCTTTAATTTCCGGATGACGAGGCACATAAGATTTTTTGCCATTTATTGCGTTAACATATAGATCATGCTTTGTACCATGTCTTTTCAGATAACATTCTTTTTTAACCAATTCACGAATAAAATTACCACGCTTCATACTTCTAATTCAATCTGCTTTTTTTTAACTTCAGAATGTAAAGATTCCACTTCATCTTCATCTTCAAGTATCATTTGATAGACATCCCGAATATTATCTTCCAATTCCTCTAAAGTTTCACCCTGGCTAAATATGCCTGGTATCTCTTTGAGCTTTCCTACATACCAATTATCATCCATCCAGTATTCAAGTGTAAATTGTGTTGTCATAATCAATAGAATTAATGTTTTTACTAATTCAATACACGAAAGTTTTTGTTACTATAATTTAAGTAAAGATACAAAAGTTTTGAGTTGATCGCAAGTTTTTGAGAAAATAAATTTAATTTTTGAGTCCACTCCAAAAAGCATGCACTGAACGAAGTGAACGTGTTAAAAAAGAAAAAATGCCACTAACCCCGCACATAAATTTTAGATTAAAGGGTTTTCTCTACACACTCTGTTTATATGCGGGGCTTGGGTCTTTAATCTCTCTCTCTCTACGGCAGTGCGGGTTTCAGGGGGTTTGGTGTTTGTGAGGTGGTATGTTTGAGATGTAATCATAGTGTAAATATAGTAATTATTTTAATTATCTTCCTCGTCCAAATCACCCCATAATTCTTTTATGAATTTCCGATAGCTCCAGATAAAATATCTTTCGACTCCCACCCAAAAGGCTATAATAAGAATTGTAGCGATAATTAATGTTAAAGTATAAGACATAATATAAATTATCTCAATAGTTATTTATGCAACTAAGTAGTAGTGATAATTTAAACGAAAATTTGGGATTAAGGTTAGGTGAAATTATATTTTTTCTTCCAATCATTTTTTAATTCACTACCAATTTCAGAGTTTTAGTAAAATTTAGAGATTTAGTGGCAAAACTTTTTGTCCCGTCTGTCCTCCTGAGTAACTCGGGGGGGGCAGTACCCGGGATTGACAGATACTATCTATTATCCACCATCAACTCAATTTAATAGTAATAGCGCTTCCCTTCAGCGCCCTTATTCCCGGCCGCTGTGATTGTTCAACCACCCTGCCTGTTCCCTCATAAAAAACTTTTAGCCCTTGATTTTCCAGGTTATAGATCGCATCTCTTAAGGTCATGCCCCTGACATCAGGTACCAACCCTTTTTTTATTGGCTTATTTTTCAACTGGATGTAAGTACCTTTATGAACTGCTTGTACCCATTCACCATTAGGCGTGCTAACGCTTTGAGCGGTGGTATTTTGTAGAGACGTTGCCTGGTAGAGACGCCCAATTTGGTCGTCTCTACCAGGCAACGTCTCTACAAAATGCCTGTCGCCCTTATGTGCAATCTCTAATTGATCGCAAATAAAATTTAAGTCGTGGTAATTTCCTGATCTGACTACAGGGAATATTCCTTTATTTACATCTTTGATCTGTTTGAGTGACTGATGCATGTTAATGTCTGTTGCATAGACCTTATCAGCCAATTCTTTAAAGACCGGGGCAGCAACCTGCCCTCCATACTGTTTGGAACCTTTGGGATTATCTATTACAACAATGCAACTGTATTTAGGGTCACTGGCAGGAAAATAGCCCACAAATGAGGTATAATAACTTCGTATGTATTTGCCATTCTTTATTTTTTGTGCTGTGCCGGTTTTGCCGGCAATCTTATAGTTTTTATTCTTGATATTTTGAGCTGTTCCCCGTTCTACAACACCTTCAAGCATTTTTTTAACAATATTTAAGGTTTTAGCAGAGCATATTTTTTTGTGAAGGATGTCTGATTCAAATTCTTTCAATGTCTTATCAGCTCTCATTGTCTTTTTTACGATCAATGGTTGGATAAACTCCCCATCATTTGCAACAGCATTGTAAAAGGCGAGCATTTGAAGCGGGGTGATCTTTAATTCATATCCAATAGACATCCAGGGTAATGAAATGCCACTCCAGGTAGGATCTGCGGTTTGTTTTATTTCCGGTATCCCTTCTCCCTTTATTTGAAATCTCACAGGAGAAGCTAAGCCAAATTTATGGATATAATCAACAAATCTTTGAGGATTTTTGCCAAAATGGTTATTTACCAATCTTGAAACACCAATATTGGATGAATATTCAAAGGCTTGCTGAACCGTGATCTTGCCAAATCCACCGGGTTTATTATCTGGCATTATCCTGTCATAATACT includes:
- a CDS encoding addiction module toxin, HicA family; translated protein: MKRGNFIRELVKKECYLKRHGTKHDLYVNAINGKKSYVPRHPEIKETLCRIIRKQLGIK
- a CDS encoding transpeptidase family protein, whose translation is MSIKKSILFRARIAFLFVFSFAVAIGYKVIKIQYIEGIKWQEAGTAPVLKDRVVKATRGNIYSDNGSLLATSLPFYKVAFDPTIASDELYKQDIDSLCILLSGFFKDRSPEQYKRKIKIARVKKKQYIRLNTKKIDHPAQKIMSKWPVFREGRLGGGGFFEKTNERFYPFRNLCRITIGYINEQKKGVRGLEYSFNSDLAGKDGRALFQKIAGGHWKPLHNSAEARPVEGIDIHTTIDINLQDLAESVLMKALVSNDADYGCLILMEVATGEIKAMVNLRKYRSAPIQNKANAGDKHVLPLQRNYLETYNYAVADQGMAEPGSTFKLASMIALFEDSKISPTDSIDTYSGKFKYYDRIMPDNKPGGFGKITVQQAFEYSSNIGVSRLVNNHFGKNPQRFVDYIHKFGLASPVRFQIKGEGIPEIKQTADPTWSGISLPWMSIGYELKITPLQMLAFYNAVANDGEFIQPLIVKKTMRADKTLKEFESDILHKKICSAKTLNIVKKMLEGVVERGTAQNIKNKNYKIAGKTGTAQKIKNGKYIRSYYTSFVGYFPASDPKYSCIVVIDNPKGSKQYGGQVAAPVFKELADKVYATDINMHQSLKQIKDVNKGIFPVVRSGNYHDLNFICDQLEIAHKGDRHFVETLPGRDDQIGRLYQATSLQNTTAQSVSTPNGEWVQAVHKGTYIQLKNKPIKKGLVPDVRGMTLRDAIYNLENQGLKVFYEGTGRVVEQSQRPGIRALKGSAITIKLS
- a CDS encoding type II toxin-antitoxin system HicB family antitoxin; translation: MTTQFTLEYWMDDNWYVGKLKEIPGIFSQGETLEELEDNIRDVYQMILEDEDEVESLHSEVKKKQIELEV